In the Emys orbicularis isolate rEmyOrb1 chromosome 3, rEmyOrb1.hap1, whole genome shotgun sequence genome, one interval contains:
- the LOC135876218 gene encoding LOW QUALITY PROTEIN: uncharacterized protein LOC135876218 (The sequence of the model RefSeq protein was modified relative to this genomic sequence to represent the inferred CDS: inserted 1 base in 1 codon) — MGDFNYPPIDWVHVTSDRDAEIRFLDTLNDCFLEQLVLEPTRGEAILDLILSELCCCCCCCTTTGQQNLRKLTIGVWNVRTLKDREAVARPERRTALIARELVRYNINIAALSETRLPGEGFLSEPGGGYTFFWKGKTETEDRIHGVGLAIKTLLMHQLPDLPVGSSXVRFPLNAKHHVTIISAYAPTLTCSDNSKEQFYEDLDRLIKATPVTDKLLLLGDFNARVGADSENWKGVIGPHDVGKMNSNGLLLLSLCSENDLTITNTLFRQADKYKTTWMHPRSKQWHLIDYAIVRRRDIRDVLITRVMRGAECWTDHRLVRTSLQLHIVPSRHKRPKHVRPAFNIAKLKDAQCFNKFQKSLDDKLTSHGQLIGTVTEKWDQFKQIVTDTAITSLGPKKRTHQDCMIINIWEDENIPQDLRDATIVSLFKNKGSKAKCGNYRGISLLSVGGKIIARVILNRLIASISEANLPESQCGFRPGRSTVNMVFAVRQIQEKCIEQNMHLYAVFIDLTKAFDTINREPLWTILTRLGCPRKFVQIIGLFHDSMTGEVLSDGATSAPFNITNGVKQGCVLAPVLFNLFFACVLNHALKDLDRGIYLKYRHDGSLFDLHRLNAKTKTVQKLLLEALFADDCAFMAHTENDLQHIVNKFAEASQLFGLTISLGKTEVLHQPAPGSNASVPSISIDGTQLKVVENFKYLGSVISSDGSLDNEINARISKASQALGCLRVKVLNHHNIRMSTKLLVYRAVVLSSLLYGCETWTLYRRHIKQLEAFHMRCLRNIMKIRWQDKVPNLEVLERAQMTSIEMMIMKSQLRWTGHVSRMDANRIPRQLLYG; from the exons atgggggatttcaactatccccctattgactgggtacatgtcacctcagatcGGGATGCAGAGATTaggtttcttgacaccttaaatgactgcttcttggagcagctagtcctggaacccacaagaggagaggcaattcttgatttaatacTAAGTgagctttgttgttgttgttgttgttgtacaACAACTGGCCAGCAAAATTTGAGAAAACTTACCATTGGTGTATGGAATGTTCGTACCCTCAAGGATCGAGAAGCTGTTGCAAGACCTGAGAGAAGGACAGCCCTCATTGCTCGAGAACTAGTCCGTTATAACATCAATATAGCGGCATTAAGTGAAACAAGATTGCCTGGGGAAGGTTTCTTGAGTGAACCAGGAGGTGGTTACACCTTCTTCTGGAAAGGTAAGACTGAGACAGAGGACAGAATACATGGAGTTGGTCTGGCAATAAAAACCTTATTGATGCATCAACTCCCAGACCTTCCAGTGGGTAGCA TAGTACGCTTCCCACTAAATGCCAAACATCATGTCAccatcatcagtgcatatgcaccCACTTTAACATGCTCTGACAACTCAAAGGAACAATTCTATGAAGATCTCGACAGACTGATCAAGGCCACACCTGTAACAGATAAACTACTCCTACTTGGAGATTTCAATGCCCGAGTCGGGGCTGACAGCGAGAACTGGAAAGGAGTAATCGGGCCACATGATGTAGGCAAAATGAACAGTAATGGATTACTTcttttgagtctttgttctgaaaatgacctGACCATTACCAACACTCTGTTCCGACAAGCGGACAAATACAAAACGACGTGGATGCACCCTAGGTCCAAACAGTGGCATCTGATAGATTATGCCATTGTTAGAAGGCGAGACATCCGAGACGTACTGATTACCAGAGTAATGCGAGGCGCAGAGTGCTGGACAGATCACAGATTAGTCAGGACGTCTCTTCAACTCCACATCGTTCCTTCTCGGCACAAACGCCCTAAGCATGTGCGACCTGCTTTCAATATAGCCAAACTGAAGGATGCTCAATgtttcaacaaattccagaagagtCTTGATGACAAACTGACATCCCATGGACAACTGATCGGTACTGTAACCGAAAAGTGGGACCAGTTCAAGCAGATAGTGACTGACACAGCAATAACATCTCTTggaccaaagaaaagaacacatcaggattg catgatcatcaacatctgggaggatgaaaacataccacaAGACCTTCGCGATGctactattgtctctcttttcaagaacaaaggcagcaaagcaaaatgtggaaactatagaggcatatccctcctctctgttGGAGGGAAGATCATCGCCCGCGTCATCTTGAACCGCCTAATAGCCAGTATTTCCGAGGCAAAtctacctgaaagtcaatgtggttttcgacctggccggagcacagtcaacatggtgtttgctgtcagacaaatacaagagaagtgcattgaacagaacatgcacctgtatgctgtcttcatagatctgACAAAGGCTTTTGATACCATCAACAGGGAACccctttggaccattctaacacgacttggctgcccaagaaaatttgtccagattataggcctttttcatgacagcatgacaggcgaagtattgtctgatggagccacatcagccccctttaacatcaccaatggcgtgaaacaaggatgtgttctcgctcctgtcctatttaacctgttctttgcatgtgtccttaaccatgcactgaaagatctggaccgaggtatatacttgaaataccggcatgatggttcactttttgacctccatcgcctgaatgcaaagactaagacagtgcagaaactccttcttgaggcactctttgctgacgactgtgccttcatggctcacactgaaaatgatcttcagcacattgtcaacaagtttgctgaggcctcgcaactttttggactaactatcagcctcggaaagacagaagttctccatcaacctgcacctggatcaaatgcttctgtcccgagtatctccatcgatggcactcagctgaaagtagtggagaactttaaatatctgggtagtgtcatatccagtgatggatcactggataatgagatcaatgcacgaatatccaaagcaagccaggcacttggctgtctgcgtgtcaaagttttaaatcaccacaacatccggatgtcaacaaaactgcttgtgtacagagctgttgttctttcatctcttttgtacgggtgcgaaacatggacactctataggcgtcacatcaagcagcttgaagcatttcacatgcgctgcctccgcaacatcatgaagatccgctggcaagacaaagtgcccaatctcgaggtcctcgagagagcccagatgacaagcatcgaaatgatgatcatgaagtcacagctacgttggaccggtcatgtcagccgcatggatgccaacagaatcccccgccagcttctgtatggt